Proteins from a single region of Ignavibacteriales bacterium:
- a CDS encoding glycosyltransferase family 39 protein — protein sequence MGLIGASIILIITSRHGAGLTPDSVAYISAARNLAEGHGLLTFNGLYLVVQPPLYPIILAIIKKIILIDPQISAGYLNAVLFGFIIYLSGLLLLRYLNSFVLVFLGTVSVLISYTLVQASLMALSELLFIFLVLLFFYNFGTYQSKRNFVSLFLFSVSTALACITRYTGVVIILTGIAGILLWGRNNIKEKLWHSFIFILISVLPITVWIIRNYSISGTLVGERAASSYTLFENFRFLINTILPWYFPLNYTGLYFVFIILIVAMWLLFGLDSDKSLNREAIKLISPSLFFVISYTLVIVISSTTTAYDQISDRLLSPIYVPIIFILFFISDKILSWLTKSFHLKSLTVFLILILVLLMGNPVSSSVHIIKEYIEQSGLGYSGALWRASETIEYLNRHKILEKHYTLFSNEPDAVYILTNLNTKRSPAKTFYNSPQLFFNYPDQKDIWQNAKNICLIWLNETNRSFLFTIDELQENIKMTEIARLKDGEIYTFSIN from the coding sequence TTTAGCTGAAGGTCATGGTCTGCTTACATTTAATGGTTTATATTTAGTTGTTCAGCCTCCTCTGTATCCAATCATTTTAGCTATAATAAAAAAAATAATATTGATAGACCCGCAAATATCAGCAGGTTATTTAAATGCTGTTCTTTTTGGATTTATAATATATCTGTCTGGATTATTATTGTTAAGATATTTGAATTCATTTGTGTTGGTGTTTTTAGGAACTGTGTCAGTACTAATTTCATATACACTTGTTCAAGCTTCTTTGATGGCATTGTCAGAACTTCTTTTTATTTTTCTTGTGCTTTTATTTTTTTATAATTTTGGTACATATCAATCAAAGCGGAACTTTGTTTCCCTTTTCCTTTTTTCGGTTTCCACAGCCTTGGCTTGTATTACTCGTTACACCGGTGTGGTTATTATTTTAACAGGTATAGCCGGCATCCTTTTGTGGGGAAGAAATAACATTAAAGAAAAATTATGGCATTCATTTATCTTTATTCTTATCTCTGTATTGCCAATTACTGTTTGGATAATTAGAAATTATTCTATTTCCGGTACCCTTGTTGGAGAAAGAGCAGCTTCTTCCTATACTCTATTTGAGAATTTTAGATTTTTAATCAACACAATTCTGCCCTGGTACTTTCCATTGAATTACACCGGACTATATTTTGTTTTTATAATTCTAATTGTAGCAATGTGGCTTTTATTTGGATTAGATTCAGACAAATCTTTGAACAGAGAAGCAATTAAACTAATTAGTCCAAGTCTTTTCTTTGTAATTTCCTATACTTTGGTCATCGTCATTTCATCAACTACAACAGCTTATGATCAAATATCTGATCGATTACTCTCTCCGATTTATGTTCCCATAATTTTCATTTTGTTTTTTATTTCCGATAAAATTTTAAGTTGGCTAACTAAATCTTTTCATTTAAAATCATTAACCGTTTTCTTAATTCTAATTTTAGTTCTGTTGATGGGAAACCCTGTCAGTAGTTCAGTACATATAATTAAAGAGTATATAGAGCAATCCGGTCTTGGATATAGTGGTGCTTTATGGAGGGCAAGTGAAACAATTGAATATCTTAACCGGCATAAGATATTGGAAAAACATTATACTTTATTTAGTAATGAACCGGATGCTGTTTATATTCTAACAAATTTAAATACTAAGCGAAGTCCCGCCAAAACATTTTACAATTCTCCTCAACTTTTTTTTAATTATCCAGACCAAAAGGATATTTGGCAAAATGCTAAAAATATATGCCTCATTTGGTTAAATGAAACTAATCGCAGCTTCCTTTTTACAATTGATGAACTACAAGAAAACATAAAGATGACAGAAATTGCACGCCTGAAAGATGGGGAGATTTATACTTTTTCAATTAATTGA
- a CDS encoding PAS domain S-box protein: protein MKSNNKKKASIKNSSAAKKKLKSVDVQLKDPKQIETEEQKKTAHLKIKSVPIQEGDKVSKTRRVKRDSTELKQAEVALKISENNYQNLYENAPVGIYRTKIDGSKILEINNTACTMLGFTKEEMLSQPSAIRWADIDRRNEIITILKKYGVANNFNADILTKDGSKISCLLSMNMNKTAGYLEGFIVDITERKRAEEVINDNEKRFRDLIESLPQLFWTCRVDGPCDYLSKQWVEYTGIPEKEQLGYGWLEQLHPDDKDRTVSEWMEKVKTGESFDIEFRIRRADGIYRWFKTRAVPMRDTNNIIIKWFGSNTEFDGLKRSLETQERLVSTIESSTDLISYADLNANILYMNLAGKKILGLNADDDITNSHYAKRKKGIKFLVTKIRGMR from the coding sequence ATGAAATCAAATAACAAAAAAAAAGCTTCAATTAAAAATTCATCTGCCGCAAAAAAGAAATTGAAATCCGTAGACGTTCAGTTGAAAGATCCAAAACAGATTGAAACTGAAGAACAAAAGAAAACTGCACATCTCAAGATTAAATCGGTTCCAATTCAAGAAGGCGATAAAGTTAGTAAAACGAGGAGAGTTAAACGTGATAGCACAGAACTCAAACAAGCGGAGGTAGCTTTGAAGATTAGCGAAAATAATTACCAGAATCTTTACGAGAATGCCCCGGTTGGTATTTATCGCACGAAGATTGACGGTTCTAAAATTCTTGAAATAAATAATACAGCATGCACAATGTTGGGTTTTACAAAAGAAGAAATGCTTAGCCAACCATCTGCTATACGATGGGCAGATATTGATAGACGAAATGAAATAATTACAATTCTGAAAAAATATGGAGTTGCAAATAACTTCAATGCGGATATTTTAACAAAAGATGGTTCAAAAATATCGTGTTTACTTTCCATGAATATGAATAAAACGGCTGGTTATCTCGAAGGTTTTATAGTGGATATTACAGAGCGTAAGCGCGCTGAAGAAGTAATTAACGATAATGAAAAACGCTTTAGAGATCTGATTGAATCGTTACCCCAACTTTTTTGGACTTGCAGGGTAGATGGACCATGCGATTATTTAAGCAAACAATGGGTGGAATATACCGGAATACCTGAAAAAGAACAGTTGGGCTATGGATGGCTTGAACAGCTTCATCCCGATGATAAAGACAGAACGGTTTCCGAGTGGATGGAAAAAGTAAAAACCGGAGAGAGCTTCGATATTGAATTCAGGATAAGAAGAGCCGACGGTATCTATCGATGGTTCAAAACAAGAGCCGTGCCGATGCGGGACACAAATAATATTATTATTAAGTGGTTCGGTTCCAATACTGAGTTTGATGGCTTGAAAAGAAGTCTGGAAACGCAGGAGAGATTAGTATCAACTATTGAATCATCAACAGATTTGATTTCTTATGCTGATTTAAATGCCAACATTCTTTATATGAATTTAGCTGGTAAGAAAATCCTCGGACTCAATGCTGATGATGATATTACTAACTCACATTACGCAAAGAGAAAGAAAGGTATTAAATTTCTGGTGACAAAAATCAGAGGTATGCGATGA
- a CDS encoding transposase, with translation MKKELLELYTDYLMSSFSYTTATGLSVMSEGKISHDKVTRFLSSEDFTPAGLWGLIKPTVREIESASGGEEGLIIIDDTIEEKPSTDENEIICWHFDHSQGRSVKGINIVSAIYYNNGYRIPVTFDIVRKTKTVIDEKTKKEKRISEKTKNEQYREMLKVCVKNNIKFKYVLNDVWYASSENMMLIKIELKKDFIMPIKTNRKIALSEKDKLLGKYVTVSTLELKENQQQEIYIEGVSFRLLLIKQVYKNGDGSQGVLYLVSSDLTLTYEQITTIYHKRWKVEEYHKTLKQHVSLCKSPTKTVRTQSNHIFASIYSFFKLEYLSLKSELNPTALRAKLYLTANRAAFNQLENLKVSFAMKF, from the coding sequence ATGAAAAAAGAACTCTTAGAACTGTACACAGATTATTTAATGAGTTCATTTTCTTATACGACAGCCACGGGTCTATCAGTAATGTCAGAAGGGAAAATTAGTCACGATAAAGTAACCAGGTTTTTGAGTTCAGAAGATTTTACCCCAGCAGGACTATGGGGGTTAATCAAACCAACAGTAAGAGAAATAGAGTCCGCCTCTGGCGGAGAAGAAGGCTTAATAATAATAGACGACACGATAGAAGAAAAACCAAGTACTGATGAAAACGAAATTATCTGTTGGCATTTTGATCACAGTCAAGGAAGATCAGTCAAGGGAATAAATATTGTTTCAGCGATCTATTATAATAATGGGTATAGAATCCCAGTAACATTTGATATAGTGCGAAAGACAAAAACTGTGATTGATGAAAAGACAAAGAAAGAAAAAAGGATTAGTGAGAAAACAAAAAACGAACAATACCGGGAAATGCTAAAAGTATGTGTTAAAAATAATATCAAGTTCAAGTATGTACTCAATGATGTTTGGTATGCCTCAAGTGAGAATATGATGCTTATCAAAATAGAGTTAAAAAAAGATTTTATAATGCCGATAAAGACAAATAGAAAAATAGCGTTAAGCGAGAAAGATAAACTATTGGGGAAGTATGTTACAGTAAGTACACTCGAACTGAAAGAGAACCAGCAACAAGAAATCTATATAGAAGGAGTCAGCTTCCGGCTTTTGTTAATAAAGCAAGTCTACAAAAACGGAGATGGAAGTCAAGGTGTTCTTTATTTGGTCAGTAGCGATCTAACATTAACATACGAACAAATAACAACAATCTATCACAAACGGTGGAAAGTAGAAGAATACCACAAGACATTAAAGCAGCACGTCAGCTTATGCAAGTCTCCGACTAAAACAGTAAGAACGCAAAGCAATCATATTTTTGCTTCGATATATTCGTTTTTCAAGTTGGAATATTTGAGTCTGAAGTCGGAGTTGAACCCAACAGCATTGCGAGCTAAATTGTATCTTACTGCAAATCGTGCAGCTTTTAATCAACTGGAAAATCTCAAAGTTTCTTTCGCTATGAAATTCTAA